One window from the genome of Mycolicibacterium gadium encodes:
- a CDS encoding NifU family protein, giving the protein MASTGHQSPEALDDETRWRSAGDRIQTLLDASTGSGTIVRERTEQLAAELTDLYGAALQRIVTMASESAPELVERFAADDLVASLMLVHGLHPHGVERRIEDALDSVRPYLGSHGGDVALLGVVDGRDGPVVRLQFAGSCKSCPSSAVTLEFAVEDAVRAAAPEIASIEVVAAAESASGLISVDSLMSRVHTKDTVDGAGAAWRPLPEIADLDPGEVGGFLVAGVPILACRIGDDLFAYHDRCGRCEDSMAGAALHRPMGAPIGQAVLRCPRCHAHFDVVHAGAGLDDTAEPSARTHLDPIPLLRRDGVLSVAVLAEATGVP; this is encoded by the coding sequence ATGGCCTCGACTGGACACCAGAGCCCGGAGGCACTCGACGACGAAACGCGATGGCGTTCAGCAGGTGATCGGATTCAGACCCTGCTGGACGCCAGTACGGGCAGCGGAACGATCGTGCGGGAGCGGACCGAGCAGCTCGCCGCCGAGCTGACGGACCTCTACGGGGCAGCGCTCCAGCGGATCGTCACCATGGCTTCCGAGTCGGCACCCGAGCTGGTCGAGCGGTTCGCCGCCGACGACCTCGTCGCCAGCCTCATGCTCGTGCACGGACTGCACCCGCACGGCGTCGAGCGCAGGATCGAGGATGCTCTGGACAGTGTTCGACCGTATCTGGGTTCGCACGGCGGCGACGTCGCGCTGCTCGGTGTGGTCGACGGCCGAGACGGGCCGGTGGTTCGCCTGCAGTTCGCGGGCAGCTGCAAGAGCTGCCCGTCATCGGCGGTCACCCTCGAGTTCGCCGTCGAGGACGCCGTGCGTGCCGCCGCCCCCGAGATCGCCTCGATCGAAGTCGTGGCTGCGGCCGAGAGCGCGTCTGGCCTGATCTCGGTGGATTCGTTGATGAGCCGCGTCCACACGAAGGACACCGTGGACGGCGCGGGCGCCGCCTGGCGCCCCCTTCCTGAGATCGCGGATCTCGATCCCGGCGAGGTCGGCGGCTTCCTGGTCGCCGGCGTGCCGATCCTGGCCTGCCGAATCGGCGATGATCTGTTCGCGTACCACGACCGGTGCGGTCGGTGTGAGGACTCGATGGCCGGCGCTGCGCTGCACCGTCCGATGGGCGCACCCATTGGACAGGCGGTCCTGCGCTGTCCGCGCTGTCACGCACATTTCGATGTGGTGCACGCAGGCGCGGGGCTGGATGACACTGCCGAACCGTCCGCTCGAACGCATCTCGATCCGATTCCCCTGCTCCGTCGCGATGGCGTCCTGTCGGTCGCGGTGCTCGCCGAGGCCACCGGGGTGCCGTGA
- the recX gene encoding recombination regulator RecX, which produces MTSYPPQSTSEASREEQARALCLRLLTARARTRAELAGQLTKRGYPDDVSATVLDRLTRVGLVDDVDFAEQWVRSRRVNAGKGKRALAAELRNKGVDNEVITAALADIDAGAERQRAEQLVRDKLRREKFGDDDDTKLTRRLVGMLARRGYPQTMAFDVVSVELAGERERRRV; this is translated from the coding sequence ATGACGTCCTACCCGCCCCAGTCGACTTCTGAGGCGTCTCGCGAGGAGCAGGCGCGAGCACTGTGTCTGCGCCTGCTCACCGCGAGGGCACGCACACGCGCCGAGCTAGCGGGGCAGCTGACCAAGCGGGGCTACCCCGACGACGTCAGCGCCACGGTGCTGGACCGGCTGACCCGAGTCGGATTGGTCGATGACGTGGACTTCGCCGAGCAGTGGGTCCGCTCGCGACGCGTGAATGCCGGAAAAGGCAAGCGCGCCTTGGCCGCCGAGTTACGCAACAAGGGTGTGGACAACGAGGTGATCACCGCTGCGCTGGCCGACATCGACGCGGGTGCGGAACGTCAGCGCGCCGAGCAGTTGGTCCGTGACAAGCTGCGTCGCGAAAAGTTCGGCGACGATGACGACACCAAGCTCACACGCCGGCTGGTCGGGATGCTGGCCCGCCGTGGTTACCCCCAGACGATGGCGTTCGACGTGGTCAGTGTCGAGTTGGCCGGCGAGCGGGAGCGGCGACGGGTGTAG
- the recA gene encoding recombinase RecA encodes MAQAPDREKALELALAQIEKNHGKGSVMRLGEEVRQPISVIPTGSIALDVALGIGGLPRGRVIEIYGPESSGKTTVALHAVANAQAAGGIAAFIDAEHALDPDYAKKLGVDTDSLLVSQPDTGEQALEIADMLIRSGALDILVIDSVAALVPRAEIEGEMGDSHVGLQARLMSQALRKITGALSNSGTTAIFINQLREKIGVMFGSPETTTGGKALKFYASVRLDVRRIETLKDGTDAVGNRTRVKVVKNKVSPPFKQAEFDILYGKGISKEGSLIDMGVEHGFVRKSGSWFTYEGEQLGQGKENARNFLLENPDVANEIEKKIKEKLGIGADVTADLSDGSIDDVLPAPVDF; translated from the coding sequence ATGGCGCAGGCCCCTGACCGCGAGAAAGCCCTCGAACTGGCGCTCGCACAGATTGAGAAGAACCACGGTAAAGGCTCGGTGATGCGGCTCGGCGAGGAGGTCCGCCAGCCGATTTCCGTCATCCCCACCGGCTCTATCGCCCTGGATGTGGCGCTCGGCATCGGCGGGCTGCCACGCGGGCGGGTCATCGAGATCTACGGCCCGGAATCCTCGGGTAAGACCACCGTCGCGTTGCACGCGGTCGCCAACGCGCAGGCTGCAGGCGGCATCGCGGCGTTCATCGACGCCGAGCACGCGCTGGATCCCGACTACGCCAAGAAGCTGGGCGTGGACACCGATTCACTGCTGGTCTCTCAGCCGGACACCGGCGAGCAGGCGCTGGAGATCGCCGACATGCTGATCCGCTCCGGCGCGCTGGACATCCTGGTCATCGACTCGGTGGCGGCGCTGGTGCCGCGGGCCGAAATCGAAGGCGAGATGGGGGACAGCCACGTCGGCCTACAGGCCCGGCTGATGAGCCAGGCGCTGCGCAAGATCACCGGCGCCCTGAGCAATTCGGGCACCACCGCGATCTTCATCAACCAGCTCCGAGAAAAGATCGGCGTGATGTTCGGTTCGCCCGAAACGACCACGGGCGGAAAGGCGTTGAAGTTCTACGCTTCGGTCCGGCTGGACGTCAGGCGGATCGAAACCCTCAAGGACGGCACCGACGCGGTCGGCAACCGCACCCGGGTGAAGGTCGTCAAGAACAAGGTGTCGCCGCCGTTCAAGCAGGCCGAGTTCGACATCCTCTACGGCAAGGGCATCTCCAAGGAGGGCTCGCTCATCGACATGGGTGTCGAGCATGGCTTCGTCCGCAAGTCCGGTTCCTGGTTCACCTATGAGGGTGAGCAGCTGGGCCAGGGCAAGGAAAACGCGCGCAACTTCCTGCTGGAGAACCCCGACGTCGCCAACGAGATCGAGAAGAAGATCAAGGAGAAGCTCGGTATCGGTGCCGACGTGACCGCTGACTTGTCCGATGGCTCGATCGATGACGTCCTACCCGCCCCAGTCGACTTCTGA
- a CDS encoding DUF5947 family protein, whose translation MADVSAFDVLTRIRANKPSTQPAGERCEMCAEPIADEHQHVVNVSARQLMCTCRGCYLLFTDPHAKLRYRAVPDRYLSFSDFSLDRRAWEALQIPVGLAFFFHNSDMGKTVAFYPGPAGATESELDLDAWSEISGADSRLGLLADDVEALLVRVPDRDHVDPELNAPAECYLVPIDACYEFVGRLRMLWRGFDGGHEVREFVDEFFERVKARSKVASA comes from the coding sequence ATGGCAGATGTGAGCGCTTTCGACGTGCTGACGCGCATCCGGGCCAACAAGCCCTCCACGCAGCCGGCCGGTGAACGATGTGAGATGTGCGCCGAACCGATCGCCGACGAGCACCAGCACGTCGTCAATGTCTCAGCGCGCCAGCTGATGTGCACGTGCCGCGGCTGCTATCTGTTGTTCACCGACCCACACGCCAAACTCCGCTACCGCGCGGTGCCCGATCGATATCTCAGCTTCTCCGATTTCTCGTTGGACCGTCGCGCATGGGAAGCGCTCCAGATTCCCGTCGGCTTGGCGTTCTTCTTCCACAACTCCGACATGGGCAAGACCGTGGCCTTCTACCCGGGCCCGGCCGGAGCCACCGAGTCGGAACTGGACCTCGACGCCTGGAGCGAGATCAGCGGCGCCGACAGCCGACTGGGCTTGCTAGCCGACGATGTCGAAGCGCTGCTGGTTCGGGTGCCCGATCGAGACCACGTGGATCCCGAACTCAATGCCCCCGCCGAGTGCTACCTGGTCCCCATCGACGCCTGCTATGAGTTCGTCGGCAGACTGCGAATGTTGTGGCGGGGCTTCGACGGTGGCCACGAGGTCCGGGAGTTCGTCGACGAGTTCTTCGAGCGGGTCAAGGCGCGCAGCAAGGTGGCGTCCGCGTGA
- a CDS encoding DUF6893 family small protein encodes MDVIGWLATGVVAVVVVGGVVIGLRSIPDVRRYMKIRNM; translated from the coding sequence ATGGATGTAATTGGTTGGTTGGCAACCGGTGTCGTGGCCGTCGTCGTTGTCGGCGGGGTGGTGATCGGACTCCGCTCCATCCCGGACGTGCGACGGTACATGAAGATACGCAACATGTAG
- a CDS encoding hydrogenase maturation nickel metallochaperone HypA/HybF has protein sequence MHEMAITQSVVEAVCEHAAGRRVHSVKLEVGALCAVVPDAMMFCFELATEGTAAEGASLEVELRSGEARCRTCDTGFALNDLILLCPCGSADVDVVAGRDLKILSMEVS, from the coding sequence TTGCACGAAATGGCGATCACCCAGAGCGTCGTCGAGGCGGTGTGCGAGCACGCTGCGGGCCGTCGAGTGCACAGCGTCAAACTCGAGGTCGGTGCGCTGTGCGCCGTCGTCCCCGACGCGATGATGTTCTGCTTCGAACTCGCCACGGAGGGCACCGCCGCCGAAGGCGCCAGCCTCGAGGTCGAGCTGCGTTCAGGCGAGGCACGATGCCGCACCTGCGACACCGGTTTCGCACTGAACGACTTGATCTTGTTGTGCCCCTGCGGAAGTGCCGATGTCGACGTCGTCGCCGGCCGAGACCTGAAGATCCTGTCGATGGAAGTGAGTTGA
- a CDS encoding amino acid ABC transporter permease, whose translation MSGSSVLFDAPGPRAKVRNWIATGVTVLVVLLVLLLVGLELGRKGQLAWAMWEPFTTSDVWENYLLPGIEGTLKAAGLSIVLAGILGVALGVGRLSPHKWISSPCAVFVEFFRAVPVLIMMIFAYFFYSRYDVFLSEYLTLAGVVTGLTLYNGAVIAEIVRAGVNALPRGQSEAAWSLGMRWGQTMRSILLPQAITSMLPVLISQLVVVLKDTALGVAITYPELVSRGTNVGAAFTNLLPALVVVAVLMIIVNFALSSLAVWLEARLRRSRRGTTPLDPETIEQEGAPGATVKVAEPGAG comes from the coding sequence ATGAGTGGATCATCCGTCCTCTTCGACGCGCCGGGCCCGCGCGCCAAGGTCCGCAACTGGATAGCCACCGGGGTCACCGTGCTGGTCGTCCTTCTCGTGCTCCTCCTTGTCGGTCTCGAGCTCGGGCGCAAAGGCCAACTGGCGTGGGCGATGTGGGAGCCGTTCACCACGTCGGACGTCTGGGAGAACTACCTGCTCCCAGGCATCGAGGGCACGCTCAAGGCCGCCGGGTTATCGATCGTACTGGCGGGAATCCTCGGCGTCGCGTTAGGGGTCGGACGTCTGTCCCCGCACAAGTGGATCAGTTCGCCATGCGCGGTGTTCGTCGAGTTCTTCCGCGCCGTGCCAGTTCTGATCATGATGATCTTCGCGTACTTCTTCTATTCGAGGTACGACGTCTTCCTCTCCGAGTACTTGACCCTGGCCGGAGTCGTCACCGGCTTGACGTTGTACAACGGCGCCGTAATCGCCGAGATCGTCCGAGCAGGAGTGAACGCGCTGCCCCGTGGACAGTCGGAGGCCGCGTGGTCGCTCGGTATGCGGTGGGGCCAGACCATGCGGTCCATACTGTTGCCGCAAGCGATTACGTCCATGCTGCCGGTGCTCATCTCGCAGTTGGTCGTCGTCCTGAAGGACACCGCGTTGGGTGTGGCGATCACGTACCCCGAACTCGTGTCGCGGGGCACGAACGTCGGCGCGGCGTTCACCAACCTCTTGCCGGCCCTCGTCGTCGTCGCGGTCCTGATGATCATTGTCAACTTTGCGTTGTCGTCGCTGGCTGTGTGGCTGGAGGCACGACTGCGTCGGTCCCGCCGCGGCACGACACCACTGGACCCGGAGACGATCGAGCAGGAGGGCGCGCCCGGCGCGACGGTGAAGGTGGCAGAACCCGGCGCCGGCTAG
- a CDS encoding NADH-quinone oxidoreductase subunit B family protein has product MLSEAAKKAEDTLIHVLWINAGLSCDGDSVALTGATQPSIEEIALGALPGLPQIAVHWPLIDFECGPTGGADDFLEWFFKADRGELEPFVLVVEGSIPNEDLHQEGYWCGFGNDPATDQPITTSEWLDRLAPKATAIVAVGTCATYGGIHAMAGNPTGAMGVPDYLGWDWKSKAGIPIVCVPGCPIQGDNLSETLTYLLYMATGQAPMIPLDDALRPQWLFGNTVHEGCDRAGYYEQGDFATEYGSPKCIVKLGCWGPVVKCNVPKRGWINGVGGCPNVGGICIGCTMPGFPDKFMPFMDEPPGGKLSTTASGLYGSVIRNLRHVTGKTVDKEPKWRHRGKELTTGAKRTW; this is encoded by the coding sequence ATGCTAAGTGAAGCTGCCAAAAAAGCGGAAGACACATTGATCCATGTGCTGTGGATCAACGCCGGCCTCAGTTGTGACGGCGATTCCGTGGCATTGACAGGCGCCACCCAACCAAGCATCGAGGAGATCGCGCTCGGAGCACTTCCCGGTTTACCCCAAATCGCAGTGCACTGGCCGTTGATCGACTTCGAGTGCGGACCGACGGGTGGCGCGGACGATTTCCTCGAATGGTTCTTCAAGGCCGACCGCGGCGAGTTGGAACCATTCGTACTGGTTGTCGAGGGGTCGATCCCCAACGAGGACCTGCATCAGGAGGGGTATTGGTGCGGCTTCGGCAATGACCCGGCAACCGACCAGCCGATCACCACCAGTGAGTGGCTCGACCGACTAGCGCCCAAGGCGACCGCGATCGTGGCCGTCGGTACGTGCGCGACGTACGGCGGCATTCACGCGATGGCTGGCAACCCGACCGGCGCGATGGGTGTGCCGGACTACCTCGGCTGGGACTGGAAGAGCAAGGCGGGCATACCCATCGTGTGTGTGCCGGGTTGTCCGATTCAGGGTGACAATCTCTCCGAGACGCTGACCTACCTGCTGTACATGGCCACCGGACAGGCGCCGATGATCCCGCTCGACGACGCGCTGCGACCCCAGTGGCTGTTCGGCAACACGGTGCACGAGGGGTGCGACCGCGCTGGCTATTACGAGCAAGGCGATTTCGCGACCGAATACGGCTCGCCGAAATGCATTGTGAAACTTGGCTGTTGGGGACCGGTCGTCAAGTGCAACGTGCCCAAGCGCGGTTGGATCAACGGTGTCGGCGGCTGCCCGAACGTCGGCGGCATATGCATCGGATGCACGATGCCGGGCTTCCCTGACAAGTTCATGCCCTTCATGGACGAGCCCCCTGGCGGAAAGCTCTCGACCACCGCGTCCGGCCTGTACGGCTCGGTCATTCGCAATCTGCGCCACGTCACCGGAAAGACCGTCGACAAAGAACCGAAGTGGCGGCACCGGGGCAAGGAACTGACCACAGGAGCGAAGCGCACCTGGTAG
- a CDS encoding DUF6084 family protein yields the protein MSNLTFTVVDVVAEQFSVTPRLTARIGITAGDTEPIQAIALRCQIRIEPLRRPYSDEEAAGLIDLFGPRERWVNTQRTFLWQHSTAMVQGFTGVTEVSLPLECTYDFEVAASKYLHALRDGAIPLLFLFSGTVFVPGERGFSVRQVSWECEAQHEMPVAVWNDLVRIHYPNAGWVRLGHDTVSALAAYKSARGMLDFEDAVTSLLAQAPQLTPPTPAPEEVR from the coding sequence GTGAGCAATTTGACGTTCACCGTCGTGGACGTGGTCGCCGAACAGTTCTCGGTCACGCCACGACTGACCGCGCGCATCGGCATCACGGCCGGCGACACCGAGCCGATCCAGGCGATTGCCCTGCGATGCCAGATCCGCATCGAACCGCTTCGCCGGCCCTACTCCGACGAAGAAGCCGCTGGCCTGATCGATCTGTTCGGGCCGCGCGAGCGGTGGGTCAACACTCAACGCACGTTCCTCTGGCAACACAGCACCGCGATGGTTCAAGGCTTCACCGGCGTCACCGAGGTGTCCCTGCCGCTGGAGTGCACCTACGATTTCGAGGTCGCGGCGTCGAAATACCTGCACGCATTGCGCGACGGCGCCATTCCCCTGCTGTTCCTGTTCAGCGGAACGGTGTTCGTGCCGGGCGAACGTGGCTTCTCGGTTCGTCAGGTGTCCTGGGAATGCGAAGCCCAACACGAGATGCCGGTCGCGGTGTGGAACGACCTCGTGCGGATCCACTATCCCAACGCGGGGTGGGTACGACTCGGGCACGACACCGTATCCGCACTGGCGGCCTACAAGTCGGCCCGTGGGATGCTCGACTTCGAGGACGCCGTCACCTCCTTGCTCGCGCAAGCCCCGCAATTGACCCCGCCGACCCCTGCGCCCGAGGAGGTCCGGTGA
- a CDS encoding hydrogenase maturation protease, translating into MTARILVAGIGNIFLGDDGFGPEVMRHVVGRDLGADVHPVDYGIRGMHLAYDLLEEWHALVLVDALPDRGTPGTLHIFEADHETLSSTAGLEAHSMDPAAVFATLRALGGTAPKTIVIGCEVENIEEGMGLSDPVAAAVPVAVAAVYDVLADLAVRSPAPAEG; encoded by the coding sequence ATGACAGCCCGCATCCTGGTCGCCGGAATCGGCAACATCTTCCTCGGAGACGACGGCTTCGGCCCCGAGGTGATGCGTCATGTCGTCGGTCGGGACCTAGGCGCCGATGTGCACCCGGTGGATTATGGAATCAGGGGTATGCACCTCGCCTATGACCTCCTCGAGGAGTGGCACGCGCTCGTCCTCGTCGATGCACTGCCCGATCGCGGAACACCCGGGACACTCCACATATTCGAGGCTGACCACGAAACCCTCTCATCCACCGCCGGTCTCGAAGCGCACAGCATGGACCCGGCGGCCGTGTTCGCCACACTCAGGGCACTGGGCGGGACTGCACCCAAGACAATCGTCATCGGCTGCGAAGTCGAGAACATCGAGGAGGGCATGGGTCTGTCGGACCCGGTCGCCGCGGCGGTGCCGGTGGCGGTCGCGGCCGTCTACGACGTCCTGGCCGACCTTGCCGTCCGCTCGCCGGCACCTGCGGAAGGCTGA
- a CDS encoding nickel-dependent hydrogenase large subunit, whose product MTTTVPGPQHTKKDPSTLVDMSWDPITRIVGSLGIYTKIDFENREVAECHSTSSIFRGYSIFMKGKDPRDAHFITSRICGICGDNHATCSCYTQNMAYGVKPPNLGEWIVNLGEAAEYMFDHNIFQENLVGVDYCEKMVSETNPGVLAKAENTLAPNSDAHGYRTIADIMRALNPFTGEFYREALVVSRWTREMFCLMEGKHVHPSTLYPGGVGTVATIQLMTDYMTRLMRYVEFMKKVVPMHDDLFDFFYEALPGYEKVGLRRTLLGCWGSFQDPEVCNFAYKDMERWGNAMFVTPGVVVDGKLVTHSLVDINLGIRILLGSSYYDDWTDQEMFVRNDPLGNPVDRRHPWNQHTNPRPQKRDMDDKYSWVMSPRWFDGKDHLALDTGGGPLARLWSTALAGLVDIGYVKSTGGSVQINLPKTALKGPVSLEWKIPEHGSNTLERNRARTYFQAYAAACALHFAEQALIEIRAGRTKTWEKFTVPDEAIGCGFTEAVRGVLSHHMVIRDGKIANYHPYPPTPWNANPRDSYGTPGPYEDAVQGQPIFEENDRENFKGIDIMRTVRSFDPCLPCGVHMYLGEGKTLEKLHSPTQSVTGE is encoded by the coding sequence ATGACAACCACAGTTCCCGGCCCTCAGCACACCAAGAAGGATCCGAGCACGCTCGTCGACATGTCGTGGGATCCGATCACCCGCATCGTCGGCAGCCTCGGCATCTACACCAAGATCGACTTCGAGAATCGCGAGGTCGCCGAGTGTCACAGCACGTCCTCGATCTTCCGCGGCTACTCGATATTCATGAAAGGCAAAGATCCCCGCGACGCGCACTTCATCACGAGCCGCATCTGCGGCATCTGCGGCGACAACCACGCCACCTGTTCGTGCTACACGCAGAACATGGCGTACGGCGTCAAACCGCCCAACCTCGGCGAGTGGATCGTCAACCTCGGCGAAGCCGCGGAATACATGTTCGACCACAACATCTTCCAAGAGAACCTGGTAGGCGTCGACTACTGCGAGAAGATGGTCTCCGAAACCAACCCCGGTGTGTTGGCCAAGGCCGAGAACACGTTGGCGCCGAACTCCGACGCACACGGCTACCGCACGATCGCCGACATCATGCGGGCGCTGAACCCGTTCACGGGCGAGTTCTACCGCGAGGCCCTCGTCGTCAGCCGCTGGACGCGAGAGATGTTCTGCCTCATGGAGGGCAAGCACGTCCATCCCTCCACGCTGTATCCCGGTGGCGTGGGCACCGTGGCCACGATTCAGCTGATGACCGACTACATGACCCGGCTGATGCGCTACGTCGAGTTCATGAAGAAGGTCGTGCCGATGCACGACGATCTGTTCGACTTCTTCTACGAAGCGCTTCCCGGCTACGAGAAGGTCGGCTTGCGTCGCACGCTGCTCGGATGCTGGGGCTCGTTCCAGGATCCGGAGGTCTGCAACTTCGCGTACAAGGACATGGAGCGCTGGGGTAACGCGATGTTCGTCACTCCGGGTGTCGTGGTCGACGGAAAGCTGGTCACCCACTCGCTGGTCGACATCAATCTCGGCATCCGAATCCTTTTGGGCAGCTCGTATTACGACGACTGGACCGATCAGGAGATGTTCGTCCGCAACGATCCGCTGGGCAATCCGGTCGATCGCAGGCACCCGTGGAATCAGCACACCAACCCACGGCCCCAGAAGCGCGACATGGACGACAAGTACAGCTGGGTCATGTCGCCGCGCTGGTTCGACGGCAAGGATCATCTCGCGCTCGACACCGGTGGCGGTCCGCTGGCCCGGTTGTGGAGTACCGCGCTGGCCGGGCTCGTCGACATCGGTTACGTGAAGTCGACCGGCGGCAGCGTGCAGATCAATCTGCCCAAAACGGCGCTCAAGGGCCCCGTTTCGCTGGAGTGGAAGATCCCCGAACACGGGAGCAACACCCTGGAACGCAACCGGGCGCGGACCTACTTCCAGGCCTACGCGGCCGCGTGCGCGTTGCACTTCGCCGAGCAGGCGCTGATCGAGATCAGGGCGGGCCGAACGAAGACGTGGGAGAAGTTCACGGTGCCGGACGAGGCCATCGGCTGCGGCTTCACCGAGGCGGTGCGTGGTGTGCTCAGCCACCACATGGTGATTCGGGACGGCAAGATCGCGAATTACCACCCTTATCCCCCGACGCCGTGGAACGCCAACCCACGCGACAGCTACGGCACCCCTGGACCGTATGAAGACGCCGTTCAAGGGCAGCCGATCTTCGAGGAGAACGATCGGGAGAACTTCAAGGGCATCGACATCATGCGAACGGTGCGCAGCTTCGATCCGTGTCTGCCGTGCGGGGTGCACATGTATCTCGGTGAGGGCAAGACGCTCGAGAAGCTGCATTCACCGACCCAGTCCGTTACTGGGGAGTGA
- the hypB gene encoding hydrogenase nickel incorporation protein HypB, which produces MCATCGCGDDGATITLPGHDHPHDHPHEHDHPHTETITLEQKVLAKNDVLAEHNRQWLADRRILAFNITSSPGAGKTTLLERTIRRLGEQHQVSVIEGDQETLLDADRITAAGARAVQVNTGAGCHLDAEMIDRALHTLEPDSDSLLFIENVGNLVCPALFDLGEHSKIVVISVTEGTDKPLKYPHMFAAAGLVLINKIDLLPYVEFDLDLCAQHARSVNPDVEILPLSATKGDGMDAWFQWIDARANELRMTVA; this is translated from the coding sequence ATGTGTGCAACCTGTGGGTGCGGCGACGACGGAGCGACGATCACGCTCCCGGGACACGACCATCCCCATGACCACCCTCACGAGCACGATCACCCGCACACCGAGACCATCACGCTGGAGCAGAAGGTGCTCGCGAAGAACGACGTGCTGGCCGAACACAACCGGCAGTGGCTGGCCGACCGCAGGATCCTGGCGTTCAACATCACCAGTTCACCGGGCGCCGGGAAGACCACCCTGCTCGAGCGCACCATCCGCCGGCTGGGCGAGCAGCATCAGGTCTCGGTGATCGAAGGTGATCAGGAGACGCTGCTGGACGCCGATCGCATCACCGCCGCTGGGGCCCGCGCGGTACAGGTCAACACCGGCGCGGGTTGCCACCTGGACGCCGAGATGATCGACCGAGCGCTTCACACCCTGGAGCCCGACAGCGATTCGTTGCTGTTCATCGAGAACGTCGGAAACCTGGTCTGCCCCGCGCTCTTCGATCTCGGTGAGCACAGCAAGATCGTGGTCATCTCGGTGACCGAAGGAACCGATAAACCGCTGAAGTATCCGCACATGTTCGCCGCAGCGGGACTGGTCCTCATAAACAAGATCGACCTGCTGCCGTACGTCGAATTCGATCTCGATCTTTGTGCGCAGCATGCGCGTTCAGTCAATCCGGACGTCGAGATCTTACCCCTCTCCGCTACCAAAGGAGACGGAATGGACGCCTGGTTCCAGTGGATTGACGCGCGCGCAAATGAACTGCGTATGACCGTCGCTTAG
- a CDS encoding LLM class F420-dependent oxidoreductase, with product MLLSAKIAPTFDYPVLQEFWSRADELGFHSVANYDHFYGLSDLSDPTYEGWTSLAAMAGVVSRARIGCMVSGVTYRNPAMLAKMAVTVDHISGGRMDFGLGAGWHEEEHRGYGIEFPSAGVRVEMLDEALTIVRRLWTEDSVTFEGRHYQLTDALANPKPLQQPHPPIVVGGEKPKMLRVIARHANEWNVPSHGDVDAWANTSALLDEACADVGRDPAEIRRSIQLFVLPAKSGHLEEQLARLPELESLGCDHAVLSFYQPPSAAQLERCAELI from the coding sequence ATGCTGTTATCGGCGAAGATCGCTCCGACGTTCGACTATCCCGTGCTCCAGGAGTTTTGGTCGCGGGCCGACGAGTTGGGCTTCCACTCGGTCGCCAACTACGACCACTTCTACGGGCTGTCGGATCTCTCGGATCCCACGTACGAGGGGTGGACGTCGCTGGCCGCCATGGCCGGCGTGGTGTCGCGGGCCCGCATCGGCTGCATGGTCTCCGGTGTGACCTACCGCAATCCGGCCATGCTGGCGAAGATGGCGGTCACGGTTGACCACATCAGCGGCGGCAGAATGGATTTCGGCCTCGGCGCGGGGTGGCATGAAGAAGAACACCGCGGATACGGGATCGAGTTCCCAAGTGCGGGCGTGCGTGTGGAGATGCTCGACGAGGCACTGACCATCGTCCGACGACTGTGGACCGAGGACTCGGTCACCTTCGAGGGCCGCCACTATCAGCTGACCGACGCGCTGGCCAATCCGAAACCGCTGCAGCAGCCGCACCCGCCGATCGTCGTCGGCGGCGAGAAGCCGAAGATGCTGCGCGTCATCGCCCGTCACGCGAACGAGTGGAACGTTCCAAGCCACGGCGATGTGGATGCCTGGGCCAATACCAGCGCCCTGCTCGATGAGGCGTGCGCGGACGTCGGCCGAGATCCGGCCGAGATCAGGCGCTCGATTCAACTGTTCGTCCTGCCCGCCAAGAGCGGTCACCTAGAGGAGCAACTGGCTCGGCTCCCGGAGCTGGAAAGTCTCGGGTGCGACCATGCGGTGCTGTCGTTCTATCAGCCACCCTCCGCGGCGCAGTTGGAGCGTTGCGCGGAACTGATCTAG